A part of Variovorax sp. HW608 genomic DNA contains:
- a CDS encoding IlvD/Edd family dehydratase, which produces MTEATRTARRFRSQDWFANPDHIDMTALYLERFMNYGITPAELRSGKPIIGIAQSGSDLNPCNRVHLELAKRVRDGIRDAGGIPMEFPVHPTFENCRRPTAAIDRNLAYMALVEILHGYPIDAVVLTTGCDKSTPSQVMAAATVDIPAIVLSGGPMLDGWFEGELVGSGAAIWKSRRLLAAGRIDEAKFMDIATASAPSVGHCNTMGTASTMNALAEALGLSLTGCAAIPAPYRERGQIAYETGRRIVELACEDRRPSSILTRDAFLDAIVVNAAIGGSTNAQPHLMAMARHAGVDLRPSDWTEFGFDVPLLLNMQPAGKYLGEAFHRAGGVPAVMWELQQAGLLRSARPTVTGKTMEENLQGRQSVNREVIREFAHPLKDRAGFLVLSGNLFDFAILKTSVISAEFRERYLSRPGSEGRFECRAIVFEDSDDYHARINDSALAIDENCILVIRGAGPVGWPGSAEVVNMQPPDALLKRGITSLPTLGDGRQSGTSDSPSILNASPESAIGGGLAWLRTGDVIRVDLNAGQCNALVSDEEIARRKSEGLPAIRPSQTPWQEVYRATVGQLESGACMELAVKYRGVAGDPPRHNH; this is translated from the coding sequence ATGACCGAAGCCACCCGCACCGCCCGCCGGTTCCGATCGCAGGACTGGTTCGCCAACCCCGACCACATCGACATGACGGCGCTCTATCTGGAGCGCTTCATGAACTACGGCATCACGCCGGCGGAACTGCGCTCGGGCAAACCCATCATCGGGATCGCGCAATCCGGAAGCGACCTCAATCCGTGCAACCGCGTCCATCTCGAACTGGCGAAGCGCGTGCGCGACGGCATCCGCGACGCCGGCGGCATTCCGATGGAATTCCCCGTGCATCCGACCTTCGAGAACTGCCGGCGGCCGACCGCGGCCATCGACCGCAACCTGGCCTACATGGCGCTGGTCGAGATCCTGCACGGCTACCCGATCGACGCCGTCGTGCTGACGACGGGCTGCGACAAGTCGACGCCCTCGCAGGTCATGGCCGCAGCGACGGTGGACATCCCCGCCATCGTGCTGTCCGGCGGCCCGATGCTGGACGGCTGGTTCGAAGGCGAACTCGTCGGCTCCGGGGCCGCGATCTGGAAGAGCCGGCGGCTTCTCGCGGCGGGCCGGATCGACGAAGCCAAGTTCATGGACATCGCCACCGCGTCGGCGCCTTCGGTGGGGCACTGCAACACCATGGGAACGGCCTCGACCATGAACGCCCTCGCGGAGGCGCTGGGCCTGTCGTTGACGGGCTGCGCCGCGATTCCCGCGCCCTACCGGGAACGCGGGCAGATCGCCTACGAAACGGGTCGCCGCATCGTCGAGCTGGCCTGCGAGGACCGGCGGCCCTCGTCGATCCTCACGCGCGACGCATTCCTCGACGCAATCGTCGTCAACGCCGCGATCGGCGGCTCCACCAACGCGCAGCCGCATCTCATGGCCATGGCGCGCCATGCGGGCGTGGACTTGCGTCCGAGCGACTGGACCGAATTCGGCTTCGATGTGCCGCTGCTGCTGAACATGCAGCCGGCGGGCAAGTACCTGGGCGAGGCCTTCCATCGCGCGGGCGGCGTGCCGGCCGTGATGTGGGAACTCCAGCAGGCGGGCTTGCTGCGCAGCGCGCGGCCCACCGTCACCGGCAAGACGATGGAAGAGAACCTCCAAGGCCGGCAAAGCGTGAACCGCGAGGTGATCCGCGAATTCGCGCACCCCCTCAAGGATCGCGCCGGCTTCCTCGTGTTGAGCGGCAACCTGTTCGACTTCGCGATCCTGAAGACGAGCGTGATCTCGGCGGAGTTTCGCGAGCGCTACCTGAGCCGTCCGGGTTCGGAGGGACGATTCGAGTGCCGGGCGATCGTCTTCGAGGATTCCGATGACTATCACGCACGCATCAACGACTCGGCGCTCGCCATCGACGAGAACTGCATCCTCGTGATACGCGGTGCAGGGCCCGTCGGCTGGCCGGGGTCCGCGGAGGTCGTGAACATGCAGCCGCCGGATGCGCTGCTCAAGCGCGGGATCACCAGTCTTCCCACCTTGGGAGACGGGCGGCAGTCGGGGACCTCGGACAGTCCGTCGATCCTCAACGCCTCGCCCGAGAGCGCCATCGGCGGCGGGCTGGCCTGGCTGCGCACGGGCGATGTCATCCGCGTCGATCTGAACGCCGGGCAATGCAACGCACTGGTGTCCGACGAGGAGATCGCGCGCCGCAAGAGCGAAGGGCTGCCGGCGATCCGGCCGAGCCAGACGCCGTGGCAGGAGGTCTATCGCGCGACCGTCGGACAACTCGAGTCGGGCGCGTGCATGGAGCTGGCGGTCAAGTACCGCGGTGTCGCGGGCGACCCACCCCGTCACAATCATTGA
- a CDS encoding GNAT family N-acetyltransferase, with amino-acid sequence MSLELSAPQPLAATHLIDGFACGEASLDEWLKRRALSNQMSGASRTFVVTDQERRVVGYYAMAAGAVSHQMATSGVRRNMPDPVPVMVLARLAVDRRAQALKLGAAMLQDAVNRAVTVSQNAGVRALLVHALHERAKQFYEHYGFQESPQHPMTLMLRLNTTRA; translated from the coding sequence GTGAGCTTGGAACTGAGCGCGCCACAGCCTCTTGCGGCCACGCATCTCATTGACGGATTCGCCTGCGGGGAAGCCAGTCTCGATGAATGGCTCAAGCGCCGGGCGCTGTCGAATCAGATGAGCGGAGCGAGCCGCACGTTCGTCGTCACAGATCAGGAAAGGCGCGTCGTGGGCTACTACGCGATGGCCGCTGGGGCGGTCTCGCATCAGATGGCAACGAGTGGCGTGCGACGCAACATGCCCGACCCCGTCCCGGTGATGGTGCTGGCCCGTCTCGCCGTTGACCGTCGTGCCCAAGCTCTCAAGCTTGGAGCCGCGATGCTGCAAGACGCCGTCAATCGGGCCGTGACCGTGTCGCAGAATGCGGGCGTGCGAGCCTTGCTGGTCCATGCCCTCCATGAGCGTGCCAAGCAGTTCTATGAGCACTACGGCTTTCAGGAGTCGCCACAGCATCCGATGACATTGATGCTCCGCCTGAATACCACAAGGGCTTGA
- a CDS encoding type II toxin-antitoxin system TacA family antitoxin, with the protein MRDAAINLRALPEQRDLIDHAASLLGKNRSDFMLEAACERAQAVMLDQVFFGLDAKKFRQFTAMLDAPPAPNPGLERLMAVKAPWSPDAA; encoded by the coding sequence GTGCGTGACGCCGCCATCAATCTAAGAGCCCTGCCGGAACAGCGCGACCTGATCGACCACGCCGCCAGCCTGCTGGGCAAGAACCGCTCGGATTTCATGCTCGAAGCGGCTTGCGAGCGCGCGCAGGCGGTGATGCTGGATCAGGTGTTCTTTGGCCTGGACGCCAAAAAGTTCAGGCAGTTCACCGCCATGCTGGACGCGCCTCCCGCACCCAATCCTGGACTTGAACGCCTCATGGCTGTGAAAGCGCCCTGGAGCCCGGACGCCGCGTGA
- a CDS encoding putative Ig domain-containing protein, whose translation MNRISKFLLALLLPLATLLTGCGGGGSGWAFVGTLVDAPAGLSYSDPSVVYARGVEIAPNSPSSSGGAITHYGVSPALPVGLALDSQSGVITGSPAAVTPDITTPCCSAARSSSRGDSAAPCCPRPSCTTRPRAPGRRPAA comes from the coding sequence ATGAACCGGATATCAAAATTCTTGCTTGCTCTTCTTCTTCCGCTCGCAACCCTGCTGACTGGATGCGGCGGTGGAGGGAGCGGCTGGGCATTCGTCGGCACGTTGGTGGACGCGCCGGCCGGACTGAGCTACAGCGATCCATCCGTGGTCTACGCACGGGGCGTCGAGATCGCCCCCAACTCGCCCAGCAGCAGCGGCGGAGCCATCACGCATTACGGCGTGTCGCCTGCGTTGCCCGTGGGGCTGGCGCTGGACTCGCAATCCGGCGTGATCACCGGCTCGCCCGCAGCCGTGACCCCGGACATAACGACACCCTGCTGCTCGGCGGCAAGGTCCTCGTCGCGGGGGGATTCGGCAGCGCCCTGCTGTCCTCGGCCGAGCTGTACGACCCGGCCACGGGCACCTGGTCGTCGACCGGCAGCATGA
- a CDS encoding amylo-alpha-1,6-glucosidase has protein sequence MTHLAPADLALIEACSEASLDLLQRNLTPHGILAASRTEAAVARRYTRIFGRDAAICVMAMCGSGVPALEQGAIASLEALAAQQAANGQIPKYVDPEGLDADFWYLGCIDATLWWLIAVDHVRRAGSIDASHWQDGVDRAIGWLLAQEHQHFRLLQQNEASDWADIMPRSGYVLYTNALWYEVKRRFALAHAEETHDHFNHLFNPFQRDLPEYHRARLLGHYARRGRRDPGLYLSFVNLSVVGDEGDVFGNLLAMHSGLADDAMSHSIVNTIAAAQAGEPWPVRVVLHPLSRQHALWRPYMARHRQNLMHQYHNGGIWPFVGGYWVLALARLGLREQAWHALAGLARANAHGEWRFTEWFHGRTLEPMGMAGQSWNAATFLLAHRALHPRSR, from the coding sequence ATGACCCACCTCGCCCCCGCCGATCTCGCCCTCATCGAAGCCTGCTCAGAGGCCTCGCTCGACCTCCTCCAGCGCAACCTCACGCCGCACGGCATCCTCGCTGCCAGCCGCACCGAAGCGGCGGTGGCGCGGCGCTACACGCGCATCTTCGGGCGCGATGCGGCGATCTGCGTGATGGCGATGTGCGGCAGCGGCGTGCCTGCGCTCGAACAGGGCGCGATCGCGAGCCTCGAAGCGCTCGCCGCGCAGCAGGCGGCCAACGGCCAGATCCCCAAGTACGTCGATCCGGAGGGACTCGACGCGGATTTCTGGTACCTCGGCTGCATCGACGCCACGCTGTGGTGGCTGATCGCGGTGGACCATGTGCGCCGCGCGGGCAGCATCGACGCCTCGCACTGGCAGGACGGCGTCGATCGCGCGATCGGCTGGCTGCTCGCGCAGGAGCACCAGCACTTCCGCCTGCTGCAGCAGAACGAGGCCAGTGACTGGGCCGACATCATGCCGCGCTCGGGCTACGTGCTCTACACCAACGCGCTCTGGTACGAGGTCAAGCGCCGCTTCGCGCTCGCGCATGCGGAGGAGACGCACGACCACTTCAACCATCTCTTCAACCCCTTCCAGCGCGACCTGCCCGAATACCACCGCGCGCGGCTGCTCGGGCACTACGCGCGGCGCGGCCGGCGCGATCCGGGGCTCTACCTGAGCTTCGTCAATCTCTCGGTGGTCGGCGACGAGGGCGACGTCTTCGGCAACCTGCTCGCGATGCACAGCGGCCTCGCGGACGACGCGATGTCGCACAGCATCGTCAACACCATCGCGGCCGCGCAGGCGGGCGAGCCCTGGCCGGTGCGCGTGGTGCTGCATCCGCTGTCGCGCCAGCATGCGCTGTGGCGGCCGTACATGGCGCGGCACCGGCAGAACCTCATGCACCAGTACCACAACGGCGGCATCTGGCCCTTCGTGGGCGGCTACTGGGTGCTGGCGCTGGCCCGGCTCGGCCTGCGCGAGCAAGCCTGGCACGCGCTCGCCGGGCTCGCGCGCGCGAATGCGCATGGCGAGTGGCGCTTCACCGAATGGTTCCACGGCCGCACGCTCGAGCCGATGGGCATGGCCGGACAGAGCTGGAACGCGGCGACCTTCCTGCTCGCGCATCGCGCGCTGCACCCCCGCTCGCGGTAG
- a CDS encoding DUF3348 domain-containing protein yields the protein MVQVANRTDLRAGSRRGLTGSALIRLLDRLAGPDVRESGASTSDRLSQWFSWTDAISLSAALDGVPVSNAPGARSSSSAEEGECHRVRTSLAKAIADDSAFAAPQPARAETEGAGADFSPYRQRYMARQQAIEAGVGALRGKLRSRLAARSPAMAKLAAVDVVMEQVLGARERSLLSSVPAMLEKHFGRLRQDAESTESSAWLDIFRRDARDVLLAELDFRFQPVEGLLDALRMK from the coding sequence ATGGTGCAAGTGGCAAATCGCACGGATTTGCGCGCGGGTTCGCGCAGGGGTTTGACCGGCTCGGCGCTCATTCGCTTGCTCGATCGACTGGCCGGCCCCGATGTTCGCGAATCCGGCGCATCCACGTCGGATCGGCTGAGCCAATGGTTCAGCTGGACGGACGCCATCTCGCTGTCCGCCGCGCTTGACGGCGTACCCGTGTCGAATGCACCGGGCGCAAGAAGCTCATCCAGCGCCGAAGAAGGCGAATGCCACCGCGTGCGGACCTCGCTCGCGAAGGCCATCGCCGACGACAGCGCTTTCGCCGCGCCCCAGCCGGCGCGCGCGGAAACGGAAGGCGCCGGAGCCGACTTCTCGCCCTATCGCCAGCGCTACATGGCCCGCCAGCAAGCAATCGAGGCCGGTGTCGGCGCGCTGCGCGGCAAGCTGCGGTCCAGGCTCGCAGCCCGGTCGCCCGCGATGGCGAAGCTCGCCGCGGTCGATGTCGTGATGGAACAGGTGCTCGGCGCGCGCGAGCGCAGCCTGCTGTCGAGCGTGCCCGCGATGCTCGAGAAGCACTTCGGGCGGCTGCGCCAGGATGCCGAATCCACCGAAAGCAGCGCGTGGCTCGACATCTTCCGCCGGGACGCACGGGACGTGCTGCTCGCCGAGCTGGACTTTCGATTTCAACCCGTCGAAGGGCTGCTCGATGCCCTTCGCATGAAGTAA
- a CDS encoding DUF802 domain-containing protein, whose amino-acid sequence MNRSLLHAVLVAGLAAVGWVGMGYIGSNALALFVAGLIAVFYGVGAVELHRFHEATATLARATAALSEPPATLADWLDTLHPSLRNAVRLRVEGERVGLPGPALTPYLVGLLVLLGMLGTFVGMVATLKGTGMALDSATDLEAVRASLSAPVKGLGLAFGTSVAGVAASAMLGLASALCRRERLRAGQLLDTRIATSLRVHSLAHQREESFRLLQQQAQVMPDLVRQLHAVMTTMEQQSVAISERLTASQDHFHARAEAAYAGLAASVGQSLRQSLTESARIAGATIQPVVETTMAGIARETTALHDKVASTVQLQLEGLSGRFETMTTDVADTWRTALVEQQRTNEALSTDLRGTLGQFTETFEQRSASLVEDISTRLQSTVGSVSDTWGGALAQHERTSEKLSADTQQALAAAAASFEQHSAALLAKVDASHANLQTELAARDEQRLSAWNQSLESMAASLQQEWQQAGAHAATQQQQQSDALARTARDIAAQSEAHATHTIAETARLLEAASEAPKAAAEVVAELRQKLSDSMARDNAMLEERSHILETLGTLLDAVNHASTEQRGAIDALVASSADLLERVGSRFTEQLEAETGKMGEVAAQLTGSAVEVASLGEAFGHAVGLFSESNDKLVGHLQRIEAALGKSIARSDEQLAYYVAQAREVIDLSIMSQKQVVEDLQQIANRQATAGSEA is encoded by the coding sequence ATGAACAGATCTCTTCTACATGCCGTCCTCGTGGCCGGCCTGGCGGCCGTGGGCTGGGTGGGCATGGGCTACATCGGCTCGAACGCGCTGGCGCTGTTCGTCGCCGGGCTCATCGCCGTGTTCTACGGGGTGGGCGCAGTGGAGCTGCACCGCTTCCACGAGGCCACCGCCACCCTGGCGCGCGCCACAGCCGCGCTCTCCGAACCGCCGGCGACGCTCGCCGACTGGCTCGACACCCTGCACCCCTCGCTGCGCAACGCGGTGCGCCTTCGCGTCGAGGGCGAGCGCGTGGGCCTGCCCGGCCCGGCGCTGACACCTTATCTCGTGGGCCTCTTGGTCCTGCTGGGCATGCTGGGCACCTTCGTCGGCATGGTGGCCACGCTCAAGGGCACCGGCATGGCGCTCGACAGCGCGACGGACCTCGAAGCGGTGCGTGCATCGCTCTCCGCACCGGTGAAGGGCCTGGGACTGGCCTTCGGCACCTCGGTCGCCGGCGTGGCCGCCTCGGCGATGCTGGGCCTCGCCTCGGCGCTGTGCCGGCGCGAACGGCTGCGTGCCGGCCAACTGCTGGACACCCGCATCGCGACCAGCCTGCGCGTGCACTCGCTGGCGCATCAGCGCGAGGAATCGTTCAGGCTGCTGCAGCAGCAGGCGCAGGTGATGCCCGATCTGGTCCGCCAGTTGCACGCCGTGATGACGACGATGGAACAGCAGAGCGTGGCGATCAGCGAGCGCCTTACCGCGAGCCAGGATCATTTCCACGCGCGCGCAGAAGCCGCTTATGCCGGCCTGGCCGCATCGGTCGGTCAATCGCTCCGGCAGAGCCTCACCGAAAGCGCACGCATCGCGGGCGCAACGATCCAGCCGGTGGTCGAGACGACCATGGCCGGCATCGCGCGCGAGACCACGGCGCTGCACGACAAGGTCGCGAGCACGGTGCAGTTGCAGCTCGAAGGGCTCTCGGGCCGTTTCGAGACGATGACCACCGACGTCGCCGACACATGGCGGACCGCACTCGTGGAGCAGCAGCGCACCAACGAAGCGCTTTCCACCGACTTGCGCGGCACGCTCGGCCAGTTCACCGAGACCTTCGAGCAACGCTCGGCCTCGCTGGTCGAAGACATCTCCACCCGTCTGCAGAGCACGGTCGGCAGCGTCTCCGACACCTGGGGCGGCGCATTGGCGCAGCACGAGCGCACGAGCGAGAAGCTCTCGGCCGACACGCAACAGGCACTCGCCGCAGCCGCCGCGAGCTTCGAGCAACACTCGGCCGCCCTCCTGGCCAAGGTCGACGCGTCGCATGCCAATCTCCAGACCGAACTTGCCGCGCGCGACGAGCAGCGCCTGTCGGCATGGAACCAGTCGCTCGAATCGATGGCCGCTTCGCTGCAGCAGGAATGGCAGCAGGCCGGCGCACACGCCGCGACGCAGCAACAGCAGCAGAGCGATGCCTTGGCCCGGACCGCGCGCGACATCGCCGCGCAGTCCGAGGCGCACGCGACCCACACCATCGCCGAGACCGCCCGTCTGCTCGAGGCCGCATCGGAAGCCCCGAAGGCCGCAGCCGAGGTGGTGGCCGAGCTGCGCCAGAAGCTCTCCGACAGCATGGCGCGCGACAACGCGATGCTGGAGGAGCGCAGCCACATCCTCGAAACGCTGGGGACCCTGCTCGATGCGGTGAACCATGCGTCCACCGAGCAACGCGGCGCCATCGATGCGCTGGTCGCTTCCTCGGCCGATCTGCTGGAGCGCGTCGGCAGCCGCTTCACCGAACAGCTCGAAGCCGAGACCGGCAAGATGGGCGAAGTCGCCGCGCAGCTCACCGGCAGTGCGGTCGAAGTGGCGAGCCTCGGCGAAGCCTTCGGCCATGCGGTCGGACTCTTCAGCGAATCGAACGACAAGCTGGTCGGCCACTTGCAGCGCATCGAGGCGGCGCTCGGCAAGTCGATCGCGCGCAGCGACGAACAGCTCGCCTACTACGTCGCGCAGGCGCGCGAGGTGATCGACCTCAGCATCATGTCGCAGAAGCAGGTGGTCGAGGACCTCCAGCAGATCGCGAACCGGCAGGCCACCGCGGGCAGCGAAGCGTGA
- a CDS encoding OmpA family protein, producing the protein MREDVDAGLEPEVPVWAVFGDLMAGLLGAFVLILVCAIGMQLDLTSKLENEVQKRRIEAQRREALEKALAGPLAAGRVTLNNGRIGISGSVLFAVSSADLQPEGRQLLRSLAGPLAAYLRAREEILMVSGFTDDRQVRGGSKQFADNWELSAQRALTVTRTLIEEGLPSSSVFAAAFGSEQAVASNADAEGRARNRRVEMAPTPRPSNKIPGAS; encoded by the coding sequence ATGCGCGAAGACGTCGATGCCGGCCTCGAGCCGGAGGTGCCGGTCTGGGCGGTCTTCGGCGACCTGATGGCGGGCCTGCTCGGCGCCTTCGTGCTGATCCTCGTGTGCGCGATCGGCATGCAGCTCGACCTCACATCGAAACTGGAGAACGAGGTCCAGAAGCGCCGCATCGAGGCCCAGCGCCGCGAGGCGCTCGAAAAAGCCCTTGCGGGCCCGCTCGCCGCCGGCCGCGTGACCTTGAACAACGGCCGCATCGGCATCAGCGGCAGCGTGCTGTTCGCGGTCAGCTCCGCCGATCTGCAGCCCGAAGGCCGGCAGCTGCTCAGAAGCCTTGCCGGACCGCTCGCAGCCTACCTGCGCGCGCGCGAGGAGATCCTGATGGTGAGCGGCTTCACCGACGACCGCCAGGTGCGCGGCGGCAGCAAGCAGTTCGCCGACAACTGGGAACTCTCGGCCCAGCGCGCATTGACGGTGACGCGCACGCTCATCGAGGAAGGGCTGCCGTCGTCATCGGTGTTCGCCGCGGCCTTCGGCTCCGAGCAGGCGGTGGCATCCAACGCCGATGCGGAGGGACGCGCGCGCAATCGCCGCGTGGAGATGGCGCCGACGCCGCGGCCTTCGAACAAGATCCCCGGGGCATCGTGA
- a CDS encoding DUF2894 domain-containing protein: MSHDAGGDSSATIGAWRQRGDHRFDPVRFHFIEALARRAAGYQGDARRLLDERLQTHMAAYAEALQTSREASHAPDNEPAPAARSALAELVAHIGQHASPSAIGSATTPAPAGELKTLRYFKSTWSRLSAERRLHQSLAKVPENAGPLNSHHLVHRALTLMRDVSPEYLNKFMSYVDGLLWLDDANARGPAAAGAPGAETGKKGGRGKSR; this comes from the coding sequence GTGAGTCACGACGCAGGCGGCGACAGCAGCGCAACCATCGGGGCATGGCGCCAGCGCGGCGACCACCGCTTCGATCCGGTGCGCTTCCATTTCATCGAGGCGCTCGCGCGTCGCGCGGCCGGCTACCAGGGCGATGCACGGCGGCTGCTGGATGAGCGTCTGCAAACGCACATGGCGGCGTATGCCGAGGCGCTGCAGACGTCCCGCGAGGCGTCGCATGCACCGGACAACGAGCCCGCGCCGGCTGCGCGCAGCGCACTCGCTGAACTCGTGGCGCACATCGGGCAGCACGCATCGCCGTCCGCCATCGGTTCTGCAACGACACCGGCTCCTGCGGGCGAACTAAAGACGCTGCGCTACTTCAAGAGCACCTGGTCGCGGCTTAGCGCCGAGCGCAGGCTCCATCAATCGCTGGCCAAGGTGCCGGAGAACGCGGGGCCGCTGAACTCGCACCACCTGGTGCATCGCGCGCTGACGCTGATGCGCGACGTGTCGCCGGAGTACCTCAACAAATTCATGTCGTACGTCGATGGCCTCCTGTGGCTCGACGACGCGAACGCGCGCGGCCCCGCCGCTGCGGGCGCGCCGGGCGCCGAGACGGGCAAGAAGGGCGGTCGCGGCAAGTCGCGCTGA